A part of Thiomicrorhabdus sediminis genomic DNA contains:
- a CDS encoding penicillin-binding protein activator has product MPKIRNALLLASSALMLNACTSTAPIEQKQAEAQTEVIAQPKAASALPSETLQAMDQQQLKRLLSNAAANQDWQAYLIYNQQLWVLSNDKQQADLEEQAWSIISSLNSAQIMQLQNSRSETVQAWLDLKTTLNQQNSAFDLGIINLQSFSADASFHKHLLPRLLEQRQQLSGAEQIAVLLPFDGKYKIVSNQIRNGIVKAYLASNQQATIRFYDSTDLANIQNLYSQAKLDGATRIIGPLRKQAIKELAGYQDASLVALNEVENSQFVQFSFLSANPSQQMLDKLQAANYERIGIMTTDNKKSLADAQQLQYLWQQLGHKAQIHIYPDSNPRLRKALGALINEDASIERKNNLRWMLGQNLDYFPRTRQDLDALVVFDNEQRMAVFRPQLDFFTIDMPILGSSALTPSDFQHKKINADMKDVRFLTYPAVLQPVDLSNKFEAFGWDSFLVSRHLNNLRDGACLTDGKTGILSLDDNRIRQKYVWAQYSKRGELNASQPLPIKQRLSTEAETANATNTEQLEAVTPDNNAIEVLPAN; this is encoded by the coding sequence ATGCCAAAGATTCGCAATGCATTGCTATTAGCCAGTTCCGCACTGATGTTAAATGCGTGTACCAGCACCGCGCCGATTGAGCAGAAACAAGCAGAAGCGCAAACCGAAGTGATTGCTCAGCCAAAAGCTGCTAGCGCTCTGCCGTCAGAAACTTTGCAGGCGATGGATCAGCAACAATTGAAACGGTTGCTGAGTAACGCTGCCGCCAACCAGGATTGGCAAGCCTATTTGATTTATAACCAACAGTTATGGGTTCTGTCCAATGACAAGCAGCAAGCCGATCTCGAAGAACAAGCCTGGTCGATCATCAGCTCATTGAATAGCGCGCAAATTATGCAATTACAGAACAGCCGTTCTGAAACCGTACAAGCCTGGTTGGACTTGAAAACCACCCTTAACCAACAAAACTCCGCCTTTGATTTAGGTATTATCAACCTGCAAAGCTTCAGTGCCGATGCCAGTTTCCATAAACATCTGCTGCCTCGCCTTCTCGAACAACGCCAACAACTGTCTGGAGCCGAGCAGATTGCGGTATTGCTGCCATTCGACGGCAAATACAAGATTGTCAGCAATCAGATTCGCAACGGTATTGTTAAGGCCTATTTAGCCTCTAATCAACAAGCCACTATCCGTTTTTATGACAGTACCGATTTGGCAAATATTCAAAACCTTTACAGTCAGGCCAAACTGGATGGTGCCACCCGTATTATCGGCCCTTTGCGAAAACAGGCGATTAAAGAGCTGGCAGGCTACCAGGATGCGAGCCTTGTGGCACTGAATGAAGTTGAAAACTCCCAGTTTGTTCAATTCAGCTTCTTATCCGCCAATCCAAGCCAACAGATGCTTGATAAGCTGCAAGCCGCCAATTATGAACGTATCGGCATTATGACCACCGATAATAAAAAGTCGCTTGCCGATGCCCAACAACTGCAATACCTTTGGCAGCAGCTGGGTCACAAAGCACAGATTCATATCTACCCGGATAGCAACCCAAGACTGCGTAAAGCGCTTGGTGCCTTGATCAATGAAGACGCCAGTATCGAACGCAAAAACAACCTGCGCTGGATGCTCGGCCAAAACCTGGATTACTTCCCGCGCACCCGTCAGGATTTGGATGCATTGGTGGTATTTGACAATGAACAGCGTATGGCCGTATTCAGACCACAACTCGATTTTTTCACTATCGACATGCCGATTCTCGGCAGCTCGGCATTGACGCCATCGGATTTCCAGCACAAAAAAATCAATGCCGATATGAAAGACGTGCGCTTTTTAACCTACCCTGCGGTCTTGCAGCCGGTCGACCTAAGCAATAAGTTTGAAGCCTTCGGCTGGGATAGTTTTCTTGTCAGTCGTCACCTAAACAACTTACGCGATGGTGCTTGTTTAACCGATGGCAAAACCGGTATTCTGTCGTTAGACGACAATCGCATCCGTCAAAAATATGTCTGGGCGCAATACAGCAAACGTGGTGAATTAAACGCTTCACAACCTTTACCGATTAAACAGCGACTCAGCACGGAAGCGGAAACGGCGAACGCTACCAACACAGAACAGCTTGAGGCTGTCACTCCAGACAACAACGCTATTGAAGTGCTGCCTGCCAACTAA
- a CDS encoding YraN family protein, whose product MSWFSIHNKRDIGQQKEAQAKQWLSQQGLKIIAENYHCKGGEIDLIAIESNGSFEDTLVFIEVKYRKQNDFGHPSEFVNANKQRHLIHCAQCYLQQHPQYGHYAMRFDVIGYLADAEQPEWIQNAFGI is encoded by the coding sequence ATGAGTTGGTTTTCTATCCACAATAAACGAGATATCGGTCAACAAAAAGAGGCTCAAGCCAAACAGTGGCTCAGTCAACAAGGGCTGAAGATAATTGCTGAAAATTACCACTGCAAAGGTGGTGAGATTGACTTGATAGCGATCGAGTCGAACGGCAGCTTTGAAGACACTCTGGTGTTTATCGAAGTTAAATACCGTAAGCAAAACGACTTTGGTCACCCCAGCGAATTTGTCAATGCCAATAAACAGCGCCACCTTATTCATTGCGCGCAATGTTATCTGCAACAACATCCCCAATACGGACACTACGCCATGCGTTTCGATGTCATCGGTTATCTTGCCGATGCCGAACAACCGGAATGGATTCAAAATGCTTTCGGGATTTAA
- a CDS encoding class I SAM-dependent methyltransferase codes for MTQNLEKTQAQILRHHGGDAEHAREMITQSYQRRHDTDFWEFWNEQMAPVIDRNEVLLDLGAGIGQFVDDLALRYEHNTVIGIDAAEYMLVAQLALPKNARMLKDDLNQPQANIHNHSVATVMANMLVHELPQPINMFKAVYQWLKPGGRFCIIDLVRQPLADYLSHKYPQAEIFNEQVSREELEDVFEHFLEHNRYHADDIVYMLKGVGFKVIEVTPQRDGRFVRIVVEK; via the coding sequence ATGACACAGAATTTAGAAAAGACTCAAGCGCAGATTCTTCGCCATCACGGCGGTGATGCCGAACATGCACGTGAAATGATCACACAAAGTTATCAGAGACGGCACGATACCGATTTTTGGGAGTTTTGGAACGAGCAGATGGCTCCGGTTATCGACAGAAATGAGGTGTTACTCGATTTAGGTGCAGGAATAGGTCAGTTTGTCGATGACTTGGCTTTGCGTTACGAACACAATACGGTGATCGGTATCGATGCGGCCGAGTATATGCTGGTGGCGCAGCTGGCGCTGCCGAAAAACGCACGTATGTTAAAAGACGACCTGAATCAACCGCAGGCGAATATCCATAACCACAGTGTGGCCACGGTGATGGCCAATATGTTGGTTCATGAGTTGCCTCAGCCGATCAATATGTTCAAGGCGGTGTATCAATGGCTTAAACCGGGTGGGCGTTTTTGCATTATCGATTTGGTTCGTCAACCTTTGGCGGATTACTTATCCCATAAATATCCACAGGCCGAAATTTTCAACGAGCAGGTTTCACGTGAAGAGTTGGAGGACGTGTTCGAACACTTTTTAGAGCATAACCGTTATCACGCCGATGATATTGTTTATATGCTCAAAGGTGTCGGTTTTAAAGTAATCGAAGTCACACCACAGCGTGATGGGCGGTTTGTGAGAATTGTAGTGGAGAAGTAA
- a CDS encoding UvrD-helicase domain-containing protein: protein MKHDTQHDLFAEQAAQPEVMNNHSTDLLSQYGLQCDNALADGPQRFQAINPLHSYIVQAPAGSGKTSLLAQRFLALLSQVEAPEQILAMTFTKKAAAEMRERILKALQSGVEPLSDDASLVDANTWKLAQQALRRDAEQGWSLLKNPNRLRIKTIDGLNSYLVTQMPLLSKMGGQSRIVDDANDIYLQAVRATLKDKALTEAVGRLLRLVNGRFNRAENLLTSMLAKRDQWMRTLLQFQGDEARFQLEGSLAEIVEQSLAQSLDAIYYLSGAFDKACQIADYAQNNDQPQLAVLSNAWPLQKSIEDASKWQVLAQWVLTKDGKSIRKRLTKNEGFPSGKGEAAEQKSAFAEVLETIQAAVSTDAKVLAALQLLKNLPQPHYSDQQWQDLQWLIQILVRCLGYLQLAFQQVQQVDHIEVAQAASLALGSELEPTELAQQLDYQIQHLLVDEFQDTSSEQYRLLTQLVAGWQPDDGRTLFLVGDPMQSIYRFREAEVGNFLTAWQGRIGEVALKPLSLAVNFRSSAAVIDWVNFAFKKVLPKENAIEKGAVSYSDSIAASDNREPAIFTDWQLNQSAQQEAEKVVELVKARLQEFAQQPTGKKRQIAILGRSRSSLISIANELKQQAVPFRAVDLQSLHERQEVQDILALTRALLHSADRGAWVALLRSPLVGLNLPDLHRLLDLAPYKTAVHALNNWQKHPEQNESVLSTEANQRLQTAWPLLQRAINAIGRTGLAQLVKEVWLMLDGPQTVDSEMALQNIDVFCQTLQQAIEDSQGGSLDWQKLELYLAKLYARPDSSPESEQVELMTMHKSKGLEFDTVILPGLGRAPRGDDAALVSWFQFMDDAAEEHLVIAPIDQKGTNESPLRTLLKGFETEKQRYELGRVLYVAATRAKQQLHLFGQVSFKIDKADSLPKPAKDSLLESLWPVVENDFIDLAQACDEDPQQASDMLLPWPKVPRLRLQRNGFEALSALAKQQAYTATELTPLKSALKEMTLTEIDDEGHSTSAQGAEMKFSVQNALLNTSVGNLVHAIFEQWAQTGFSGFDETQFNRQKPAYEFWLSQAGLSAAELNQALQRVKRSLLNASTNAKMQWALSGEHQQAAEEYALTSMTDNQVSNHIIDRTFIDATGVRWIIDYKTSVYKGEDKQQFVEYHSEKYLSQLQRYGELFDQLEQRDQKWVLYFSDADIWHELN from the coding sequence ATGAAACATGATACGCAACACGATCTTTTTGCCGAACAGGCAGCGCAACCCGAAGTGATGAACAACCATTCAACCGACCTTTTAAGCCAATACGGTTTGCAATGCGATAATGCTTTAGCCGATGGTCCGCAGCGTTTTCAGGCAATCAATCCTTTGCATTCCTATATTGTCCAGGCACCGGCGGGTTCGGGAAAGACCTCGTTATTGGCGCAACGCTTTTTGGCTTTATTGTCGCAGGTGGAAGCGCCCGAACAGATTCTGGCCATGACCTTTACCAAAAAAGCCGCAGCGGAGATGCGCGAACGTATTTTAAAGGCGTTGCAATCGGGGGTTGAGCCTTTAAGCGATGATGCCAGTCTGGTCGATGCCAATACCTGGAAGCTCGCCCAGCAGGCATTAAGACGAGATGCCGAGCAAGGCTGGTCGCTGTTGAAAAATCCGAACCGTTTGCGTATCAAGACCATTGATGGCTTGAATAGTTATCTGGTCACGCAGATGCCGCTGTTATCAAAAATGGGCGGACAAAGTCGCATTGTCGATGACGCCAATGACATTTACCTGCAAGCGGTGCGTGCCACCTTAAAGGATAAGGCATTAACCGAAGCGGTAGGGCGACTGCTACGTCTGGTGAATGGCCGCTTCAATCGCGCGGAAAACCTATTGACCTCGATGCTGGCAAAACGTGACCAGTGGATGCGCACTCTGTTGCAGTTTCAAGGTGATGAAGCGCGTTTCCAGCTGGAAGGCTCGCTGGCTGAAATTGTCGAGCAAAGTTTAGCGCAGAGCCTGGATGCGATCTATTATTTAAGTGGTGCTTTTGACAAAGCCTGTCAGATTGCCGACTATGCACAAAACAACGATCAGCCGCAATTGGCTGTTTTGAGCAATGCCTGGCCTTTGCAAAAGAGCATAGAAGATGCGTCCAAATGGCAAGTGCTGGCACAATGGGTGTTGACCAAAGACGGCAAATCGATCCGTAAACGTCTAACCAAAAACGAAGGTTTTCCTAGCGGCAAAGGCGAAGCGGCCGAACAAAAATCGGCTTTTGCCGAAGTGCTGGAAACGATTCAGGCGGCGGTAAGTACAGATGCTAAAGTCTTAGCGGCTTTGCAGCTGCTGAAGAATTTGCCGCAACCGCATTACAGCGATCAGCAATGGCAGGATCTGCAATGGTTGATTCAGATACTAGTACGCTGTCTCGGTTATCTGCAACTGGCGTTCCAGCAAGTGCAGCAGGTGGATCACATCGAAGTCGCTCAAGCCGCTTCTCTGGCGTTAGGTTCGGAGCTTGAACCGACCGAATTGGCGCAGCAGCTGGACTATCAAATACAGCATCTTTTAGTTGACGAGTTTCAGGATACCAGTAGTGAGCAGTACCGTTTATTGACACAGTTGGTTGCCGGTTGGCAACCTGATGATGGACGCACCTTGTTTTTGGTGGGAGATCCTATGCAGTCGATTTACCGTTTCCGTGAAGCAGAAGTGGGTAATTTCTTGACCGCTTGGCAAGGCCGAATTGGGGAAGTGGCGTTAAAGCCGTTAAGTCTGGCGGTTAATTTCCGATCCAGTGCGGCGGTGATCGATTGGGTCAATTTTGCCTTCAAAAAAGTCCTGCCGAAAGAAAACGCCATTGAAAAAGGCGCAGTTTCTTATAGTGATTCGATTGCCGCATCGGATAACCGTGAACCTGCCATTTTTACCGATTGGCAGCTCAACCAAAGCGCTCAGCAGGAGGCCGAAAAGGTTGTTGAGCTGGTCAAGGCGCGTTTGCAGGAGTTTGCCCAGCAGCCGACAGGCAAAAAACGCCAAATAGCCATTCTGGGACGTTCGCGCAGTAGCTTGATCAGCATTGCCAATGAACTCAAACAGCAAGCGGTGCCGTTTCGCGCGGTCGATTTACAAAGTCTGCACGAACGTCAGGAAGTGCAGGATATTCTGGCATTGACCCGTGCTCTGTTGCACAGTGCCGATCGCGGTGCCTGGGTGGCCTTATTGCGCTCGCCTCTAGTCGGTTTGAACCTGCCCGATTTGCATCGTCTTCTCGATTTGGCGCCTTATAAAACCGCCGTACATGCGTTAAATAATTGGCAAAAACACCCCGAACAGAATGAATCGGTCTTATCGACAGAGGCCAATCAGCGTTTGCAAACGGCATGGCCGCTGTTGCAGCGAGCGATTAATGCAATTGGCCGAACTGGTTTGGCGCAATTGGTCAAAGAGGTTTGGTTAATGCTGGACGGCCCCCAGACGGTGGACAGTGAAATGGCGTTGCAGAATATCGATGTATTCTGTCAGACTCTGCAACAGGCTATTGAAGACAGTCAAGGCGGTAGTTTGGATTGGCAGAAACTGGAGCTTTATCTGGCAAAACTCTATGCACGCCCGGACAGCTCTCCAGAAAGTGAGCAGGTTGAACTGATGACCATGCATAAATCGAAAGGCTTGGAATTTGATACGGTAATTCTGCCGGGGCTTGGACGAGCACCGCGTGGTGATGATGCCGCGCTGGTGTCGTGGTTCCAGTTTATGGACGATGCGGCCGAAGAGCATTTGGTCATCGCGCCGATTGACCAAAAAGGCACCAATGAATCCCCTTTACGTACCTTATTAAAAGGTTTTGAAACGGAAAAACAGCGTTATGAATTGGGCCGAGTGTTATATGTTGCCGCGACTCGTGCCAAACAGCAGCTTCACCTGTTCGGCCAAGTCAGTTTTAAGATCGATAAGGCCGACAGTTTACCCAAGCCGGCGAAAGACAGCCTGCTGGAAAGCCTTTGGCCGGTAGTGGAAAACGATTTTATCGACCTGGCGCAAGCCTGTGACGAAGACCCTCAACAAGCCAGTGATATGCTTTTGCCTTGGCCTAAGGTGCCGCGTTTGAGGTTGCAACGTAATGGTTTCGAAGCCTTGTCTGCGCTAGCAAAACAACAGGCTTATACAGCCACGGAGCTAACTCCGTTGAAGAGTGCTTTAAAAGAAATGACGCTTACCGAAATTGATGATGAAGGCCACTCAACTTCAGCACAGGGGGCAGAAATGAAATTTTCAGTACAGAATGCCTTGTTGAATACCTCTGTGGGGAATCTGGTGCATGCCATATTTGAGCAGTGGGCGCAAACCGGCTTTAGCGGCTTTGATGAGACACAGTTTAACCGACAAAAACCCGCCTATGAGTTCTGGTTAAGCCAAGCCGGTTTATCCGCTGCAGAACTCAACCAGGCCTTGCAAAGGGTCAAACGATCGCTATTGAACGCCAGCACTAATGCCAAAATGCAGTGGGCGCTATCAGGCGAGCATCAACAGGCCGCGGAGGAATATGCGTTGACCTCAATGACCGACAATCAGGTCAGCAATCATATTATCGACCGCACCTTTATCGATGCAACCGGTGTGCGCTGGATTATCGATTACAAGACCAGTGTCTATAAGGGTGAAGATAAACAACAGTTTGTCGAATATCACAGTGAAAAATATCTTAGCCAGTTGCAACGCTATGGAGAGTTGTTCGATCAGCTCGAACAGCGAGATCAAAAATGGGTGCTCTATTTCAGTGATGCCGATATTTGGCATGAATTGAATTGA
- a CDS encoding PD-(D/E)XK nuclease family protein yields MDSNQIVHITANSRLTASIKQNAVLQANTEVVNTPLVMTLEQWWQYWQNRALLQGVFAGQSLPGKILNNFEAQWLFEQSLQELLDQQDSAEEQNGFDEQLQPQHLHKLALLNIGATAKQLYQAWTLSQEWLPENWSDNHYLSAESLLFVRCAKRYQSKLAAQNWLDKALFSKQRLLWLAESLASQQGKALLPAKFVLHGFDDLTPNIRAWQYQLEQAGIVVEILGKPVALGNDFELQYQQLGFYQAQDIYDEAQQAVLWAVGHLKAQLQQVQQTYGDELSLAKQQALQSIRIALIAPDLNEYKALLRQLLDETLAQYGWDELQTLQARGGNTIYNFSLGEPLVQMPLVHNVLLSLNLAMQPHKSMAYQQFSDWLISPYTLGDMIDRQQADSELRQLQWANIVWPKLLAHERAKSLPKSLFKALNRLVELHQSQANKFSLNEFADYIWQVLDVIGWPGSKNLSSIEQQQRQALENALQEFAGLGELGGKQPCAYWLSLLNRFIAEKVHQVQSTAWQPIQIVGMLEAGGQQFTAIWLMGLTNEAWPRVAKPNAFLPHQLQRQYGLPRSDAQRELYYAQQISQRLADSCELLIWSYPAKSGEAELLPTPVLPGASQQAAVFEYQPQAYSSLAQNVFAQQSSNALDWQDDSQGLPIVAGEKAPGGAGILQAQSQCPLMAYIDYRLGVKYGLKTVEDSLANTNQGTLIHAVLEHFWLELKTQVALLSKTDEELTAILNNHIGKAFDELQLGLDEGLMTVEKQRILELCLQWLELEKQRDAFSVESTEKSLTLELAGIEFKIIIDRIDDVMGQKFIVDYKTGKASINALLDTPLKAPQLAVYLFAVEDAENTMAGLGYGLLHSDEAAKLSALIADNDSLMNDAKNPRSIQVFSKLAEKEGGDFYQCSWQDFISSLKQEVLALAEQIQQGYAPLQFDKDADIAYAKGDLALRLPEAQVQWNQALKNAVNDSGEA; encoded by the coding sequence ATGGATTCCAATCAAATCGTTCATATCACCGCCAATAGCCGTTTGACCGCGAGCATTAAACAAAATGCGGTATTGCAAGCCAATACAGAGGTTGTCAATACGCCATTGGTCATGACATTGGAACAGTGGTGGCAATACTGGCAAAACCGGGCTTTATTGCAAGGCGTTTTTGCCGGCCAGAGCCTGCCCGGCAAAATTCTCAATAATTTTGAAGCGCAGTGGTTATTTGAACAGAGCTTACAAGAGTTGTTGGATCAGCAAGATAGCGCTGAAGAGCAAAACGGATTCGATGAGCAGCTGCAGCCACAGCATTTGCATAAATTGGCTTTGCTAAATATTGGTGCCACTGCCAAACAGCTTTATCAAGCCTGGACTCTAAGTCAGGAATGGTTGCCGGAAAACTGGAGTGACAATCATTACCTTAGTGCCGAAAGCCTGCTTTTTGTGCGCTGTGCCAAGCGCTATCAAAGCAAGCTGGCTGCCCAGAATTGGCTCGATAAGGCTCTGTTTTCCAAGCAGCGTTTGCTTTGGTTAGCAGAGAGTTTAGCAAGCCAGCAGGGAAAGGCCTTGTTGCCGGCCAAGTTTGTTTTGCATGGGTTTGATGATTTGACGCCCAATATTCGTGCTTGGCAATATCAGCTCGAACAAGCCGGTATTGTCGTGGAAATCCTTGGTAAACCCGTGGCCTTGGGCAATGACTTTGAGCTGCAATATCAGCAACTGGGTTTTTATCAAGCGCAGGATATTTATGATGAAGCCCAGCAAGCCGTGCTTTGGGCGGTTGGGCATTTAAAAGCGCAGCTGCAACAGGTGCAGCAAACCTATGGCGATGAATTGAGCTTAGCCAAACAGCAGGCGTTGCAAAGCATTAGAATCGCGTTGATTGCGCCGGATTTAAATGAATACAAAGCCTTATTGCGCCAATTACTGGATGAAACTTTGGCGCAATACGGCTGGGACGAGTTGCAGACGTTGCAAGCCCGTGGCGGTAACACCATTTATAACTTCTCGCTGGGTGAACCGTTGGTGCAGATGCCGTTGGTGCATAACGTGCTGTTGAGCTTGAATTTGGCTATGCAACCCCATAAATCGATGGCTTATCAACAGTTCAGTGATTGGCTGATTTCGCCTTATACTCTGGGTGATATGATTGATCGCCAGCAAGCCGACAGCGAACTGCGTCAGTTGCAATGGGCGAATATTGTCTGGCCGAAATTATTGGCGCATGAACGCGCGAAATCGTTACCGAAATCTTTGTTCAAAGCGCTCAATAGGTTAGTCGAGCTTCATCAATCCCAAGCCAATAAATTCAGTCTAAACGAGTTTGCCGATTACATTTGGCAAGTCTTGGATGTAATCGGTTGGCCGGGTTCCAAAAATCTGAGCTCGATTGAGCAACAGCAACGTCAGGCGTTAGAGAACGCTTTGCAGGAATTTGCAGGATTGGGCGAGCTTGGCGGTAAACAACCTTGCGCTTACTGGTTAAGTCTACTGAACCGTTTTATTGCCGAAAAAGTGCATCAGGTACAAAGCACCGCTTGGCAGCCGATCCAGATTGTCGGGATGCTTGAGGCCGGTGGTCAGCAGTTTACTGCTATCTGGTTGATGGGTTTAACCAACGAAGCTTGGCCGCGAGTTGCCAAACCGAATGCGTTTTTACCGCATCAATTACAGCGCCAGTATGGATTACCCAGAAGTGATGCGCAGCGCGAGCTCTATTATGCCCAGCAAATCAGTCAGCGCTTGGCCGATTCCTGCGAATTACTGATCTGGAGTTACCCTGCTAAATCGGGTGAAGCCGAATTGCTCCCGACTCCGGTTTTACCCGGTGCGTCGCAGCAGGCGGCAGTCTTTGAATATCAACCGCAAGCCTATAGCAGTTTGGCGCAAAATGTTTTTGCCCAACAAAGCTCAAACGCTTTGGATTGGCAGGATGACAGCCAAGGCTTACCGATTGTTGCCGGTGAAAAGGCTCCCGGTGGAGCTGGGATCTTGCAGGCGCAGAGTCAGTGTCCGTTAATGGCTTATATCGATTATCGTTTAGGGGTTAAATATGGTCTGAAAACGGTGGAAGACAGCTTGGCCAATACCAATCAGGGGACATTGATACATGCTGTTTTAGAGCATTTCTGGCTGGAGTTGAAAACGCAGGTCGCCTTGCTGTCGAAAACCGATGAGGAGTTGACCGCGATCTTGAATAATCATATCGGCAAAGCTTTCGATGAGCTGCAATTAGGACTGGATGAAGGTTTGATGACGGTGGAAAAACAGCGCATTCTTGAGCTCTGTCTGCAATGGCTCGAGCTTGAGAAACAGCGTGATGCGTTTAGTGTCGAAAGTACCGAAAAAAGCTTGACGTTGGAGTTGGCCGGGATCGAGTTCAAAATCATTATCGACCGCATCGACGATGTGATGGGACAAAAGTTCATTGTCGACTATAAAACCGGTAAAGCCTCGATTAATGCTCTGCTCGATACACCGCTTAAAGCACCGCAGCTGGCGGTATATCTGTTTGCGGTAGAGGATGCCGAAAACACCATGGCCGGTTTGGGTTATGGACTGCTGCATTCGGATGAAGCCGCCAAATTAAGCGCGCTGATTGCCGATAACGATAGCTTGATGAATGATGCGAAAAATCCGCGTAGTATCCAAGTGTTTTCCAAACTGGCGGAAAAAGAGGGCGGCGACTTCTATCAATGCAGTTGGCAGGATTTTATCAGTTCCTTAAAACAGGAAGTGCTCGCTTTGGCAGAACAGATCCAACAAGGTTATGCGCCATTACAATTCGATAAAGACGCTGACATCGCCTATGCCAAAGGCGATTTGGCATTGCGTTTGCCGGAAGCGCAAGTGCAATGGAATCAGGCTCTGAAAAATGCCGTAAACGACAGTGGAGAGGCGTAA
- a CDS encoding M48 family metallopeptidase, whose product MPAKPEVVELGDYRFYLKRQKRKSIALKSERDALILHIPKQLNARQVSGLLDSHQAWLLKHAQRLQNSIEQEFRAVENSRFHFLGQLCELVYVSKDHADQAARLQPLTPSPNRNPVQFQLQVAVDADSCPLKQEQQAADCLKQWFIEQANSYLLEQLERYAEQMSLDYKTLQVKTYKGRWGSCYRDGRIQFNWRLLQAPKWVVNYVVVHELAHRRHPNHSKDFWQLVEQFYPLTKDAKLSLKQQGAGWINFLQAYQ is encoded by the coding sequence TTGCCAGCAAAACCAGAGGTGGTTGAGTTGGGCGATTATCGCTTTTATCTAAAGCGGCAAAAACGTAAATCCATCGCCTTGAAGTCGGAGCGTGATGCGCTGATTTTACATATCCCCAAACAGCTTAATGCTCGCCAAGTCAGTGGCCTGCTTGATTCACATCAAGCCTGGTTGCTCAAACATGCACAGCGTCTGCAAAACAGTATTGAACAGGAGTTTCGCGCTGTCGAGAATAGTCGTTTCCATTTTCTTGGCCAGTTGTGTGAACTGGTTTATGTCAGTAAAGATCACGCTGATCAAGCGGCACGGTTGCAGCCGTTAACGCCTTCGCCAAATCGGAACCCGGTGCAATTTCAATTACAGGTCGCGGTTGATGCTGATAGTTGTCCGCTTAAGCAAGAACAACAAGCTGCGGATTGCCTAAAACAGTGGTTTATCGAGCAGGCGAACAGCTACCTGTTGGAACAGCTCGAACGCTATGCCGAACAGATGAGTTTGGATTACAAAACACTGCAGGTGAAAACCTATAAGGGTCGTTGGGGAAGTTGTTATCGCGATGGACGTATTCAATTTAATTGGCGTCTACTGCAAGCGCCTAAATGGGTGGTAAACTACGTAGTGGTTCATGAGCTTGCACATAGGCGTCACCCCAATCATTCAAAAGACTTTTGGCAACTTGTCGAGCAGTTTTATCCGCTCACTAAAGACGCCAAATTATCTTTAAAACAGCAAGGTGCCGGCTGGATCAATTTTTTACAGGCTTATCAATAG
- a CDS encoding RluA family pseudouridine synthase: protein MTNFIANNAQHYQLVATRPIAALELLAQQTGLSKQQLKDAAQKGALWITRHKKAERLRRVKTELKAEQQLDLYYNPAVLQQSCPAATLISDQHDYSLWCKPRGMLSQGSKWGDFSALYRWVEMHYQPDGNNRQCWLVHRLDRATCGLQLLAHNKKTAQKLTALFEHNQVKKQYQAWVHGKLQKPHQSIATPIDNKKAVTHIQSLQYLDDLNISLLDITIEQGRKHQIRKHLASIHHPIVGDRLHGSADLDKKLNAQLIDRDQLKDPNFAVDLQLTAYKISFICPIEKKGVTYQLEQNSMDFYPFSMTD from the coding sequence ATGACAAACTTTATCGCCAATAACGCCCAGCATTACCAGCTTGTCGCCACTCGGCCGATTGCCGCGCTTGAACTGCTGGCGCAACAGACCGGGCTAAGCAAGCAACAGCTCAAAGACGCCGCACAAAAAGGCGCTTTATGGATTACCCGTCATAAAAAAGCCGAACGTCTGCGACGAGTCAAAACCGAACTCAAAGCCGAGCAACAACTCGATTTGTACTATAACCCCGCGGTATTGCAGCAGAGCTGCCCGGCGGCTACGTTGATTAGCGACCAGCACGACTATAGCCTTTGGTGCAAACCGCGTGGCATGCTTTCGCAAGGTTCCAAATGGGGCGATTTCAGCGCCCTTTACCGCTGGGTGGAAATGCACTACCAGCCTGATGGCAACAACCGTCAATGCTGGTTAGTGCATCGTTTGGACAGAGCCACTTGCGGCCTGCAATTGCTGGCACACAATAAAAAAACCGCACAGAAACTCACCGCATTATTTGAACATAATCAAGTCAAAAAGCAGTACCAGGCTTGGGTACACGGTAAATTGCAAAAACCGCATCAAAGCATTGCAACCCCAATCGATAATAAAAAGGCCGTGACACATATTCAAAGCCTGCAATATCTCGATGATTTGAATATCAGCCTGCTCGACATCACCATTGAACAAGGGCGCAAACACCAGATTCGAAAACACCTGGCTTCAATCCATCACCCTATTGTCGGAGATAGACTCCACGGCTCGGCAGATTTAGATAAAAAGCTCAATGCTCAACTTATAGATCGGGATCAGTTAAAAGATCCGAATTTCGCCGTTGATTTACAGCTAACCGCTTACAAAATAAGCTTTATTTGCCCGATTGAAAAAAAGGGCGTAACCTATCAGTTAGAACAAAACTCAATGGATTTTTACCCATTCTCAATGACCGACTAG